From the Aquitalea magnusonii genome, one window contains:
- the hutI gene encoding imidazolonepropionase, translated as MSKPTNNMRSLWLNARLATMDTQHPAPYGALHDHLLVVEQGRIAAILPQGQLNPASFDGEVIDVAGRWITPGFIDCHTHLVYGGNRAAEWEQRLLGVPYQQIAAQGGGIVSTVRATRALSEAQLAATSLPRLQALMAEGVTTLESKSGYGLNLEDEIKQLRVARQLGDSQPVEIVPTLLSAHALPPEFAGDADGYIQHVCQDILPTVAEQGLAEAVDVFCESVGFSPAQTRRVFEAAQRHGLRVKGHVEQLSNLQGAALVAEFGGLSADHIEYLDEAGVAAMRVAGTVAVLLPGAFYFLRETQKPPVELLRAAGVPMAVSTDLNPGTSPFASIRLAMNQACVLFGLSPEEALAGTTRHAAQALGRGHSHGKLALDHVADLLLWDIEHPAEIVYGLGVNPLAERVFRGQRPGKETTQ; from the coding sequence ATGAGCAAGCCCACCAACAATATGCGCAGCCTGTGGCTCAATGCCCGGCTGGCCACCATGGATACGCAGCACCCCGCGCCCTATGGCGCGTTGCACGACCACCTGCTGGTGGTGGAGCAGGGCCGTATTGCCGCCATCCTGCCGCAAGGTCAGCTGAACCCGGCCAGTTTCGATGGCGAGGTTATCGATGTGGCTGGCCGCTGGATCACCCCCGGCTTTATCGATTGCCACACCCATCTGGTATATGGCGGCAACCGGGCGGCGGAATGGGAGCAGCGCTTGCTGGGCGTGCCGTATCAGCAGATTGCCGCGCAAGGCGGTGGCATTGTCTCCACCGTGCGCGCCACCCGTGCGCTGAGCGAAGCACAATTGGCCGCCACCAGCCTGCCGCGCTTGCAGGCGCTGATGGCAGAAGGCGTCACCACGCTGGAGTCCAAGTCCGGCTATGGCCTGAACCTGGAAGATGAAATCAAGCAGCTGCGTGTGGCCCGCCAACTGGGTGACAGCCAGCCGGTGGAGATTGTCCCCACCTTGCTGTCTGCCCATGCGCTGCCGCCGGAATTTGCCGGTGACGCCGATGGCTATATCCAGCACGTCTGCCAAGACATTCTGCCCACCGTGGCAGAACAAGGCCTGGCCGAAGCGGTGGATGTGTTTTGCGAAAGCGTGGGTTTTTCCCCGGCGCAAACCCGCCGCGTGTTCGAAGCCGCGCAACGGCACGGCCTGCGGGTGAAGGGCCATGTCGAGCAGCTTTCCAATCTGCAGGGTGCGGCGCTGGTAGCCGAATTTGGCGGCCTGTCGGCCGACCATATCGAGTATCTGGACGAGGCCGGTGTGGCAGCCATGCGCGTGGCCGGCACGGTGGCAGTGCTGCTGCCGGGTGCATTTTACTTCCTGCGTGAAACGCAAAAGCCGCCAGTCGAACTGCTGCGCGCGGCCGGTGTGCCGATGGCGGTGTCCACCGATCTGAACCCCGGCACCAGCCCGTTTGCCTCCATCCGGCTGGCGATGAACCAGGCCTGCGTGCTGTTCGGCCTGTCGCCGGAAGAAGCGCTGGCCGGTACTACCCGCCATGCCGCCCAGGCGCTGGGCCGTGGCCACAGCCACGGCAAGCTGGCGCTGGATCATGTCGCCGACCTGCTGCTGTGGGATATCGAACACCCTGCCGAAATCGTCTACGGACTCGGCGTCAACCCGCTGGCCGAACGGGTATTCCGTGGCCAGCGTCCGGGCAAGGAAACAACACAATGA
- a CDS encoding undecaprenyl-diphosphate phosphatase has translation MDTLLLLKAAILGIVEGLTEFLPISSTGHLILAGELLKFNDERGKLFEIVIQSGAILAVIWEYRARIAAVLGGARHDPAARRFILNLAIAFCPAAALGFLFSKAIKAHLFNAPVVASMFIIGALVIMWAERRQHSIRVQTVEEMSPLDALKVGCAQAFALVPGTSRSGATIIGGMLFGLSRKAATEFSFFLAIPTLIIASLYSLYKDRALLAADDLGIWVVGLLFSFVSAFFCVRWLLRFISSHSFMVFAWYRIVFGIIVLLTWHYGWVNWVDS, from the coding sequence ATGGACACACTGCTTTTGCTCAAGGCAGCCATTCTCGGCATTGTCGAGGGGCTGACCGAATTTCTGCCCATTTCCTCCACCGGCCACCTGATCCTGGCCGGGGAATTGCTCAAGTTCAACGATGAACGCGGCAAGCTGTTTGAAATCGTCATCCAGTCCGGTGCCATCCTGGCGGTGATCTGGGAATACCGCGCGCGGATTGCTGCGGTACTGGGCGGTGCCCGGCACGACCCGGCGGCACGACGCTTCATTCTCAACCTGGCGATTGCCTTCTGCCCGGCCGCCGCGCTGGGCTTTCTGTTCAGCAAGGCCATCAAGGCCCATCTGTTCAACGCCCCGGTGGTGGCCAGCATGTTCATCATTGGTGCGCTGGTCATCATGTGGGCCGAGCGTCGCCAGCACAGCATCCGGGTGCAGACGGTAGAGGAAATGAGCCCGCTGGATGCGCTCAAGGTGGGCTGCGCCCAGGCCTTTGCGCTGGTGCCGGGGACTTCACGTTCCGGTGCCACCATCATCGGCGGCATGCTGTTTGGCCTGTCGCGCAAGGCGGCCACCGAGTTTTCCTTCTTCCTGGCCATTCCCACGCTGATCATTGCCTCGCTGTATTCGCTGTATAAAGACCGTGCGCTGCTGGCGGCGGATGACCTGGGCATCTGGGTGGTGGGCCTGCTGTTTTCCTTTGTCTCGGCCTTCTTCTGCGTGCGCTGGCTGCTGCGCTTCATTTCCAGCCACAGCTTCATGGTGTTTGCCTGGTATCGCATCGTGTTCGGCATCATCGTGTTGCTGACATGGCACTACGGCTGGGTGAACTGGGTGGATAGCTGA
- the hutC gene encoding histidine utilization repressor has protein sequence MPATAQPRYLRIKEYILEGIRKKEFLPGNKIPPELELASQFSVSRMTVNKAVRDLAEAGILLRFAGDGTYVAERKAESPLLDINNIAAEVEARGHTHSADVHQLETIAAGEEIALQLGVKVGTPIYHSILVHREDGLPIQLEDRYVNPAWAPDYILQDFSRRTPNEYLMETCPLTDIEHSVEAILPDARELAMLDIAAGEPCLLVLRRTWSYKNLVTFARLVHPGGRYKLRSQSRVKK, from the coding sequence GTGCCTGCCACAGCTCAACCGCGCTATCTGCGTATCAAGGAATACATTCTGGAAGGCATTCGCAAGAAGGAATTCCTGCCGGGCAACAAGATCCCGCCGGAGCTGGAGCTGGCCAGCCAGTTTTCCGTGTCGCGCATGACGGTGAACAAGGCGGTACGCGACCTGGCCGAGGCCGGCATCCTGCTGCGTTTTGCCGGGGATGGCACGTATGTGGCCGAACGCAAGGCCGAATCGCCGCTGCTGGACATCAACAATATCGCGGCGGAAGTGGAAGCGCGCGGCCACACGCACAGCGCCGACGTGCATCAGCTGGAAACCATCGCGGCAGGTGAAGAGATTGCCCTGCAGTTGGGGGTGAAGGTGGGTACGCCCATCTATCACTCCATCCTGGTACACCGTGAAGACGGCCTGCCTATTCAACTGGAAGACCGTTATGTGAATCCGGCCTGGGCACCGGATTACATCCTGCAGGACTTCAGCCGCCGCACCCCCAATGAATACCTGATGGAAACCTGCCCGCTGACCGATATCGAGCACAGCGTGGAAGCCATCCTGCCGGATGCGCGCGAGCTGGCCATGCTGGATATCGCCGCTGGCGAGCCCTGCCTGCTGGTGTTGCGGCGCACCTGGTCGTACAAGAATCTGGTGACTTTTGCCCGGCTGGTGCATCCGGGCGGGCGTTACAAGCTGCGCTCGCAAAGCCGGGTGAAGAAATAA
- a CDS encoding D-hexose-6-phosphate mutarotase, whose amino-acid sequence MAIPLPAAAQLIPLGNDLTLLQLDSGSFCATLSLLGGQLLSYQPYGQQPWLYMSPQALLQTGKAIRGGIPVCWPWFGPHPTDSSAPAHGVARQQPWQLLAVEQDSDAFHVKLQGPHWQGLDVELEYTLSDHIAMQLHTHNHSQQPHTVSTALHSYLAVSDSRRIRLAGLEDAVFEDKVAARYSRMPSAALQLNGEFDAIVYSEADVILSDPGWQRKLHISRRGSGSVVVWNPWQDKAARLADLPDEGWQDFVCIEAANAGEDSYTLPPGASHTLGCQIRAV is encoded by the coding sequence ATGGCCATTCCCTTGCCCGCTGCTGCCCAACTGATTCCGCTGGGCAATGACCTTACCCTGCTGCAGCTCGATAGCGGCAGCTTCTGCGCCACCCTGTCCTTGCTGGGTGGCCAGTTGCTGTCTTATCAGCCCTACGGTCAGCAGCCCTGGCTATACATGTCACCACAAGCCCTCCTGCAAACCGGCAAGGCCATTCGCGGCGGCATACCGGTATGCTGGCCCTGGTTTGGGCCGCATCCCACCGACAGCAGCGCACCGGCGCACGGCGTGGCGCGGCAGCAGCCCTGGCAATTGCTGGCGGTGGAACAGGATAGCGATGCGTTTCACGTGAAACTGCAAGGCCCGCACTGGCAAGGGCTGGATGTTGAACTGGAATACACCCTGTCCGACCACATTGCCATGCAGCTGCACACCCATAATCACAGCCAGCAACCACACACGGTGAGCACGGCGCTGCACAGTTATCTGGCTGTCAGCGACAGCCGCCGCATCCGGCTGGCCGGGCTGGAAGATGCCGTGTTCGAAGACAAAGTGGCCGCCCGCTACAGCCGCATGCCATCCGCGGCACTGCAACTCAATGGCGAGTTCGACGCCATTGTCTATAGCGAGGCCGACGTCATCCTGAGCGACCCTGGCTGGCAGCGCAAACTGCATATCAGCCGCCGCGGCTCGGGCAGCGTGGTGGTGTGGAACCCGTGGCAGGACAAGGCCGCGCGGCTGGCGGACCTGCCGGATGAGGGCTGGCAGGATTTTGTCTGCATCGAAGCGGCGAATGCCGGCGAAGACAGCTACACGCTGCCGCCAGGTGCCAGCCATACCCTGGGCTGCCAGATACGGGCAGTCTGA
- a CDS encoding 16S rRNA (uracil(1498)-N(3))-methyltransferase, whose product MPRFFIETALAAGQTLSLPDTVVRHIQVLRLKEGDSLTLFNGQGGEYQATLLALQKRDASCEITRFDDISRESPIWLGLAQAISSGDRMEFTLQKGVEMGVSLFQPIAAERSVVKLSGDRADKRVQRWQEIVQSACEQCGRNTLPQVLPILSLNEWLQQQQQADARLILSPLGTQKLADIASAPKRAWLMAGPEGGYSAREEGAALAAGWTPLKLGPRILRTETAALAAVAAVQAVWGDYCI is encoded by the coding sequence ATGCCAAGGTTTTTTATCGAAACAGCGCTGGCGGCAGGTCAAACCCTGTCGCTGCCCGATACCGTTGTCCGTCACATCCAGGTGCTGCGCCTGAAGGAAGGCGACAGCCTGACCCTGTTCAACGGACAGGGTGGGGAGTATCAGGCCACCTTGCTGGCGCTGCAAAAGCGTGATGCCAGTTGTGAAATCACCCGCTTTGACGACATCAGCCGCGAGTCGCCCATCTGGCTGGGCCTGGCGCAGGCCATTTCCAGTGGCGACCGTATGGAATTCACCCTGCAAAAAGGGGTGGAAATGGGGGTGTCGCTGTTTCAGCCGATTGCCGCCGAACGCTCGGTGGTGAAGCTGTCCGGCGACCGGGCTGACAAGCGGGTGCAGCGCTGGCAGGAAATCGTGCAATCGGCCTGTGAGCAATGCGGCCGCAATACCTTGCCGCAGGTGCTGCCCATCCTCAGTCTGAATGAATGGCTGCAACAGCAACAGCAGGCGGATGCGCGCCTGATCCTGTCGCCGTTGGGGACGCAAAAGCTGGCTGACATCGCCAGCGCACCCAAGCGGGCCTGGCTGATGGCCGGGCCGGAAGGTGGTTATTCCGCCCGCGAGGAAGGTGCCGCGCTGGCTGCCGGCTGGACCCCGCTGAAACTGGGGCCGCGCATCCTGCGCACCGAAACCGCTGCGCTGGCGGCGGTGGCGGCGGTGCAGGCGGTGTGGGGGGATTATTGTATCTAG
- a CDS encoding inositol monophosphatase family protein translates to MQVVEQVMQVVRDVARQEVMPRFLRVGKTRKDDGSLFTEADMACQQALGDMLPRVLPHPVLGEEMTREEQDALWQDNPDGLWVVDPIDGTTNFVNGLPYFAISVALMVRGVSELGVIYNPVSDEMFYARRGQGAWLNGRRLPLKTTRNSMGDAIAAVEVKYLRSGKLAARMSSVAPFGSQRSMGSSTLDWCFLAAGRYDLYLHGGQRLWDYAAGAVIVEEAGGCLASLNTDDYWSDTVWKRSVIAAIDPELYGHWHRWVRANQ, encoded by the coding sequence ATGCAGGTGGTTGAACAGGTGATGCAGGTTGTCCGGGACGTGGCACGCCAGGAGGTGATGCCGCGCTTTTTGCGCGTGGGTAAAACGCGCAAGGACGACGGCTCGCTGTTTACCGAGGCGGACATGGCCTGCCAGCAGGCACTGGGCGACATGCTGCCGCGCGTGCTGCCGCACCCGGTGCTGGGCGAAGAAATGACGCGCGAAGAGCAGGATGCCCTGTGGCAGGACAACCCGGACGGCCTGTGGGTGGTGGACCCCATCGACGGCACCACCAACTTCGTCAACGGCCTGCCCTACTTTGCCATTTCGGTGGCGCTGATGGTGCGCGGGGTCAGCGAACTGGGGGTAATCTACAACCCGGTGTCGGACGAAATGTTCTATGCCCGCCGTGGCCAGGGTGCCTGGCTCAATGGCCGTCGCCTGCCCTTGAAAACCACCCGCAACAGCATGGGCGATGCCATTGCCGCCGTCGAGGTGAAATACCTGCGCTCCGGCAAACTGGCGGCGCGCATGAGCAGCGTGGCACCGTTTGGCAGCCAGCGCAGCATGGGTTCCAGCACGCTGGACTGGTGCTTCCTGGCAGCCGGCCGCTACGACCTCTACCTGCATGGCGGCCAGCGCCTGTGGGACTACGCCGCCGGGGCGGTCATCGTAGAGGAAGCCGGCGGCTGCCTGGCCAGCCTGAATACCGACGATTACTGGAGCGACACGGTGTGGAAGCGTTCGGTGATTGCCGCCATCGACCCGGAACTGTACGGCCACTGGCACCGCTGGGTGCGGGCTAATCAGTAA
- the gmhA gene encoding D-sedoheptulose 7-phosphate isomerase, producing the protein MISHIQSSLTEAQTALNNLLANPQALASIEAAAQQLITSLAAGGRIFSCGNGGSMCDAMHFAEELTGRYRNNRRGMAAIAISDPSHMSCVANDFGYEHVFSRYLESHGRAGDVLIGISTSGNSQTIVNAATVARELGMKVIILTGRAATRLEPLADVYVNTPGGQYADRVQELHIKVLHILIELVERHFCPENY; encoded by the coding sequence ATGATTTCCCATATCCAGTCCAGCCTGACTGAGGCGCAGACCGCTCTCAACAATCTGCTGGCCAATCCCCAGGCGCTGGCCAGTATTGAAGCAGCTGCGCAGCAACTGATTACCAGCCTGGCCGCTGGTGGCCGCATCTTCTCCTGCGGCAATGGCGGCTCCATGTGTGATGCCATGCACTTTGCCGAAGAACTGACCGGCCGCTACCGCAACAACCGGCGCGGCATGGCCGCCATTGCCATTTCCGACCCCAGCCACATGAGCTGCGTGGCCAACGACTTTGGCTACGAACATGTGTTTTCGCGCTATCTGGAAAGCCATGGCCGGGCCGGCGATGTGCTGATCGGCATCAGCACCAGCGGCAATAGCCAGACCATCGTCAACGCCGCCACGGTGGCGCGCGAACTGGGCATGAAGGTGATCATCCTTACCGGCCGTGCCGCCACCCGGCTGGAGCCGTTGGCCGACGTTTACGTCAACACTCCGGGCGGCCAGTATGCCGACCGCGTGCAGGAACTGCACATCAAGGTGCTGCATATTCTGATCGAGCTGGTGGAACGGCATTTCTGCCCGGAAAACTACTGA
- a CDS encoding DMT family transporter — protein MWYDLAAVGAAACWAWGGILGAGPSRHFGPFTFTRLRLSLMTLLLGGISLAIGGWHSMQWANVLPALLSGLTGIFLGDTLYFSAMNRLGPRRSGLLFATHSVFSVLLGLLFLQEKLSLPAFVGSVMVFGGVLLAVAFGRGKQQGKAWEQPAHLKAGVLLGLAAALCQALGTFFAKPAIAGGLEPVTASAIRMGVACAVHYLLLYGGLPLAKSRGAFIPRILAQTALNGVVALGLGMTLIMLALQHANVATVGMLSALSPVLILPMLWWVNRQPPPLVAWLGALVSCAGTALIVLR, from the coding sequence ATGTGGTACGACCTTGCCGCCGTGGGCGCGGCAGCCTGCTGGGCCTGGGGCGGTATTCTCGGTGCCGGGCCATCCCGCCATTTCGGCCCCTTCACCTTTACCCGCCTGCGGCTGAGCCTGATGACGCTGCTGTTGGGCGGCATCAGCCTGGCCATTGGCGGCTGGCACAGCATGCAGTGGGCCAATGTGCTGCCGGCGCTGCTGTCCGGCCTGACCGGCATCTTTCTGGGTGACACCCTGTATTTTTCCGCGATGAACCGGCTGGGCCCCCGGCGCTCCGGCCTGTTGTTTGCCACCCACTCGGTGTTTTCCGTGCTGCTGGGCTTGTTGTTCCTGCAGGAAAAGCTCAGCCTGCCGGCCTTTGTCGGCAGCGTGATGGTGTTTGGCGGCGTGCTGCTGGCGGTGGCGTTTGGCCGTGGCAAGCAGCAAGGCAAGGCCTGGGAGCAGCCGGCACATTTGAAAGCCGGGGTGTTGCTGGGCCTGGCGGCGGCGCTGTGTCAGGCGCTGGGCACCTTCTTTGCCAAACCGGCCATTGCCGGCGGGCTGGAGCCGGTCACTGCCTCGGCCATCCGCATGGGGGTGGCTTGTGCGGTGCATTACCTGTTGCTGTACGGTGGTCTGCCGCTGGCCAAGAGCCGCGGGGCCTTCATTCCGCGCATCCTGGCTCAGACGGCGCTGAACGGCGTGGTGGCGCTGGGCCTGGGCATGACGCTGATCATGCTGGCGCTGCAACACGCCAATGTGGCCACGGTGGGCATGCTCTCCGCGCTCAGTCCGGTGTTGATCCTGCCCATGCTGTGGTGGGTGAACAGACAGCCACCACCACTGGTGGCCTGGCTGGGAGCCCTGGTCAGTTGTGCCGGCACGGCGCTGATTGTGCTGCGCTGA
- a CDS encoding GFA family protein → MLGGCLCGAITYEVDQLDLPISHCHCHTCQKAHAAPFVPTAGVLRQHFRWLRGVDQLGSFLSSPGKLRHFCRQCGSHLLAEREGSPYVILRVATLDQAPAQQASQHIWTSHDRPWLQADTAPRWPEWPPDR, encoded by the coding sequence ATGCTAGGCGGTTGTCTGTGCGGTGCCATCACGTATGAAGTGGATCAACTGGATCTGCCCATCAGCCATTGTCATTGCCACACTTGCCAGAAAGCCCATGCCGCGCCCTTTGTGCCAACGGCCGGGGTGCTGCGCCAGCATTTTCGCTGGCTGCGCGGGGTGGACCAGTTGGGCAGTTTTTTGTCCTCGCCCGGCAAGCTGCGCCATTTCTGCCGCCAGTGTGGCAGCCATCTGCTGGCCGAGCGCGAGGGCAGCCCGTATGTGATCCTGCGCGTGGCCACGCTGGACCAAGCCCCGGCACAGCAGGCCAGCCAGCATATCTGGACCAGCCATGACCGGCCCTGGCTGCAAGCCGACACGGCGCCGCGCTGGCCGGAATGGCCGCCTGACAGGTAA
- a CDS encoding alanyl-tRNA editing protein has product MSGKLFWTDPYQTTLTTTVARVDGQQLWLQDTIFYAFSGGQESDAGTIAGWPVVQAETQAADIVYTLPPEHGLSAGDTVKVQIDWPRRYRLMRLHFAAELTLETIYRDVAGVEKIGAHIAADKARIDFALAEPITPHLPAISAKVQGLIDADSEIVSAFSDLEAERRYWEVPGYCRVPCGGTHLRRTGEVGRIALKRKNIGKGKERVEITLLEDVPC; this is encoded by the coding sequence ATGAGCGGCAAACTGTTCTGGACTGATCCCTACCAGACCACGCTCACCACCACGGTGGCGCGGGTGGACGGCCAGCAGTTATGGCTGCAGGACACCATCTTCTATGCCTTCAGTGGCGGACAGGAAAGCGATGCCGGCACCATTGCTGGCTGGCCTGTCGTGCAGGCGGAAACACAGGCTGCGGACATTGTGTACACCCTGCCGCCGGAGCATGGCCTGTCGGCCGGAGACACGGTAAAGGTGCAGATAGACTGGCCGCGGCGCTACCGGCTGATGCGCTTGCACTTTGCCGCCGAACTGACGCTGGAAACCATTTACCGCGACGTTGCCGGGGTGGAAAAAATTGGCGCGCACATTGCGGCGGACAAGGCGCGCATCGACTTTGCCCTGGCCGAACCCATCACCCCGCATCTGCCCGCCATCAGCGCCAAGGTGCAGGGCCTGATTGATGCTGACAGCGAGATTGTCAGTGCCTTCTCCGACCTGGAAGCCGAGCGCCGCTACTGGGAAGTCCCCGGCTACTGCCGGGTGCCTTGCGGGGGCACGCACTTGCGCCGCACCGGCGAGGTGGGCCGCATTGCGCTCAAACGCAAGAATATCGGCAAGGGCAAGGAGCGGGTGGAAATCACCCTGCTGGAGGATGTGCCATGCTAG
- a CDS encoding methyltransferase domain-containing protein gives MELAQQWLQGRGVELGRGAHNPLAPADCISVAPCDGVDFLDARDLIDYQVYAAEQERYGKGVAKVDVVAEATALPFAAGELDYVASSHVLEHLPDMFSAWLEWGRVLRPGGISFMIVPKRDAMVEDSLRPLTGLQAHVDAFCQRVTPQSLAPALSWRMHYHVFTLQGLFDALNWFNQQDLGCCWLLEAQEETDSNVGNGHTLVLSKQATLPALEGSVGPLGAAFQAERYAEAALLARQALSLNFRIHEAWFILAMSQLQLGDSRAAVQSLTQALVLQPKHAEYRAVYQQLLGQPFSYPMSLVDYLARLL, from the coding sequence ATGGAACTGGCACAGCAATGGCTGCAAGGCAGGGGCGTGGAGCTGGGACGCGGCGCGCACAATCCGCTGGCCCCGGCCGACTGCATCAGTGTGGCACCCTGCGACGGGGTGGATTTTCTGGATGCGCGCGACCTGATCGACTACCAGGTGTACGCCGCCGAACAAGAGCGCTATGGCAAGGGCGTGGCCAAGGTGGACGTGGTGGCCGAAGCCACCGCGCTGCCGTTTGCTGCGGGAGAGCTGGACTATGTGGCCAGCTCGCATGTGCTGGAGCATCTGCCGGACATGTTCAGCGCCTGGCTGGAATGGGGGCGGGTGCTGCGCCCCGGCGGCATCAGCTTCATGATCGTGCCCAAGCGCGATGCGATGGTGGAGGACAGCCTACGCCCGCTTACCGGCCTGCAAGCTCATGTGGATGCCTTTTGCCAGCGGGTGACCCCGCAATCGCTGGCTCCCGCCTTGTCCTGGCGCATGCACTACCATGTGTTCACCCTGCAAGGCCTGTTCGATGCGCTCAACTGGTTTAACCAGCAGGACCTGGGTTGCTGCTGGCTGCTGGAAGCGCAGGAAGAGACCGACAGCAATGTCGGCAATGGCCACACCCTGGTACTGAGCAAGCAAGCCACGCTGCCCGCACTGGAAGGCAGCGTCGGCCCGCTGGGGGCTGCTTTCCAGGCCGAGCGCTATGCCGAGGCCGCCTTGCTGGCCCGTCAGGCGCTGTCGCTGAATTTCCGCATTCATGAAGCCTGGTTCATCCTGGCCATGTCCCAGTTGCAACTGGGCGATTCGCGCGCGGCGGTGCAGTCGCTCACCCAGGCGCTGGTATTGCAGCCCAAGCACGCCGAGTACCGCGCTGTGTACCAGCAACTGCTGGGCCAGCCCTTCAGCTACCCGATGAGCCTGGTCGACTACCTGGCGCGTCTGCTATGA
- a CDS encoding GNAT family N-acetyltransferase yields the protein MQTDLTLAFDCDPARLDRDMIYAYLSGESYWAAGLPRAIFERSLAGSLCFGVYVAGQQVGFARVITDQATVAYLADVFVLPDWRGRGISKALLAYIMAYPGLQGLRRMLLATADAHGLYAQYGFTPLSKPERMMEKLDQQVYQRQATVEQG from the coding sequence ATGCAGACCGACCTGACGCTGGCGTTTGACTGTGATCCGGCCAGGCTGGATCGCGACATGATTTATGCCTATCTCAGCGGCGAGTCCTATTGGGCTGCCGGCCTGCCGCGCGCTATTTTCGAGCGTTCGCTGGCCGGATCATTATGCTTTGGCGTCTACGTGGCCGGGCAGCAGGTGGGATTTGCCCGCGTGATTACCGATCAGGCCACTGTTGCCTATCTGGCCGATGTCTTCGTGCTGCCGGACTGGCGCGGGCGCGGCATCAGCAAGGCCTTGCTGGCCTATATCATGGCCTATCCGGGCTTGCAGGGGCTGCGACGCATGCTGCTGGCCACGGCGGATGCCCATGGTCTTTACGCGCAATACGGTTTTACCCCGCTCAGCAAGCCGGAGCGCATGATGGAAAAGCTGGATCAGCAGGTTTACCAGCGACAGGCCACAGTGGAACAAGGATAA
- the rarD gene encoding EamA family transporter RarD: MSSALSRQDATRGVLFAFIAFVIWGLFPLYWKPLHQVPALQILCHRIVWSAVFVAGILTVRHNWAWLGEAVRQPQKLAIFGLSSLMLSLNWLIYIWAVNAGHVVEASLGYFINPLFNVLLGRVFLAEKLTPIQRTAVALAAAGVAWITWCTGTLPLIALSLAATFGLYGLLRKKAPLASLEGLALETFLMAPLALLALGWFQWQGQGAFLHQALSLDVLLVGAGVVTAIPLLLFAAGARRLKLATVGLIQYIGPTIQLALGVLLFGEPFDSGKLFGFSLIWLALLLYSAGGLLQLRAQKRVAA; this comes from the coding sequence ATGTCTTCCGCCTTGTCCCGCCAGGATGCCACCCGTGGTGTCCTGTTTGCGTTTATTGCCTTCGTCATCTGGGGCCTGTTTCCCTTGTACTGGAAACCGCTGCATCAGGTACCGGCCTTGCAGATTCTCTGTCACCGCATTGTCTGGTCTGCCGTGTTTGTGGCCGGCATCCTCACCGTGCGCCACAACTGGGCCTGGCTGGGCGAGGCAGTGCGCCAGCCGCAAAAGCTGGCCATCTTCGGCTTGTCCTCGCTGATGCTGTCGCTGAACTGGCTGATTTACATCTGGGCGGTGAATGCCGGTCATGTGGTGGAAGCCAGCCTGGGTTATTTCATCAACCCGCTGTTCAATGTGTTGCTGGGGCGTGTGTTCCTGGCGGAAAAGCTCACGCCCATCCAGCGCACGGCGGTGGCCCTGGCTGCGGCCGGTGTGGCCTGGATTACCTGGTGTACCGGCACCTTGCCGCTGATTGCCCTGTCGCTGGCGGCCACCTTCGGCCTGTACGGCCTGCTGCGCAAGAAAGCACCGCTGGCCTCGCTGGAGGGACTGGCGCTGGAAACCTTCCTGATGGCACCGCTGGCCTTGCTGGCGCTGGGTTGGTTTCAGTGGCAGGGCCAGGGTGCTTTCCTGCATCAGGCCCTGTCGCTGGATGTGCTGCTGGTGGGTGCCGGCGTGGTGACTGCCATCCCGCTGTTGCTGTTTGCCGCCGGCGCGCGACGGCTGAAGCTGGCCACGGTGGGCCTGATCCAGTACATCGGCCCCACCATTCAGCTGGCGCTGGGTGTGCTGCTGTTTGGTGAGCCCTTCGATAGCGGCAAGCTGTTCGGTTTCAGCCTGATCTGGCTGGCCTTGTTGCTGTATTCGGCTGGTGGCCTGCTACAGTTGCGGGCACAGAAGCGCGTGGCCGCCTGA